One genomic region from Quercus robur chromosome 4, dhQueRobu3.1, whole genome shotgun sequence encodes:
- the LOC126723241 gene encoding uncharacterized protein LOC126723241, whose protein sequence is MEWIQHFSHKHRLLLKKFDYVFYIECAACRDYLSGDVYYCYDCQYYLHESCAKLEDEMVHFHHSFHFLKLHGIADVRAFYCSVCQSRYRGFTYHCTDCNFKMDLHCALESEIRLPIHDRRLKLQVSDTDTEPSFFCDFCHTRCYSHRGRSLHCEEDCNFKIDLDCARMLMNPKFKPIQHVSHEHWLIYDDCIKAWDRKYCAACRKVCDGATYCCRPCYFFLHESCAEYPAEIQLSSLHSDHPLTLSTRKERERCDFCNLICQALTFRCDLCNFKIDYLCASMLIELHKLSKIDHFSHPHSLFLHNGIQLSGNANCYECREQLSFSSPFFECSDCAFYLHESCSLDLIIYYKDYNHIQNHFHNHPLEIVYYDINVPGVVCCTLCRKCCFGPTYVCFLCNFFLHRSCLELLGRIKISQNSFHKHPLIIVENKVNDSASYFFMNNDFPSCSACGEPCFEKSFACLKCKFLIHELCLELPHEIQNFFHPCPLSLQQETTNFTCRACEKSHSQFAYHCNRCHFYLDVECSLMLTRSFEGQNYILSYYHHHPLILCNKESNDHVVSCDGCNQVISGEIYGCIQCDFYLHRSCAAAPQQIEHPFHPNHTLTLFFDEKLLCRVSILKSLDKKGKAKYLRHKHFSIHDEEEIEVCCGVCDKHVCGPLYECIRCKFFIHQDCIEPVEEGQHPFQPHDNDSLIGVSRKTLPRKKFTCDACSCKSCFGLSYRCEECSFKLDANCASLKPLIKYKGHKHLLTFFEKVYHDPQCEVCYSSYADVSYLRCVECDFNVHLCCLPLPSTIKHKCHIDPLHLKDYFVEDYSGEYYCDACENSRDPLECVYHCARCSNYVAHINCVIDEVLLSLSGKCGDVELRIVDRHNIDVKISKRGLTLKEIFNSSNEDGEREFEDAEAAIVDLVEEIISKADSGNRDGILEGLVNSDEAFILILKNLEDLANSDEDMTFLELESEVVEVRDYMVSWNCAPILESLFDKYRDISACSTSNPRTKTYVLNIVGGVAQSVCNTMVKDITVNLLFNWWKNFKLAQHVGFNVQFAFDHLYKLAQAQFRMEGEFEADPDLLISQIKIEDLPTKLEVLKDEQKQLIQSKRRKSILEKECLIQYMESRLMPAGMGLL, encoded by the exons ATGGAGTGGATCCAACACTTTAGCCATAAGCATCGTTTACTACTAAAGAAGTTCGACTATGTATTTTATATAGAATGCGCTGCATGTAGGGATTATCTCTCTGGCGACGTCTATTATTGCTACGATTGTCAGTATTATCTTCATGAATCATGTGCCAAGTTAGAGGATGAGATGGTGCACTTCCACCATTCATTTCACTTTCTAAAGCTGCACGGTATTGCAGATGTTAGGGCTTTCTATTGTTCTGTGTGTCAAAGCCGTTATCGGGGCTTCACCTACCATTGCACCGACTGTAATTTCAAAATGGATCTTCATTGTGCACTCGAATCAGAGATTCGGTTACCAATTCACGACCGCAGGCTAAAGCTACAGGTTAGTGATACTGACACTGAACCATCATTTTTTTGCGATTTCTGTCATACTAGATGTTACAGTCATCGAGGACGGAGCTTACATTGTGAGGAGGATTGTAATTTCAAGATCGATCTTGACTGTGCTCGAATGCTTATGAACCCTAAGTTCAAGCCCATTCAACATGTCAGCCACGAGCATTGGTTGATATATGATGATTGTATAAAAGCTTGGGATAGAAAGTACTGTGCAGCGTGCAGAAAAGTGTGCGACGGTGCTACCTATTGTTGCAGGCCATGTTATTTCTTCCTTCACGAATCATGTGCCGAGTATCCAGCGGAAATCCAACTTTCTTCCTTGCATTCAGATCATCCTCTTACGCTAAGCACTAGGAAAGAGAGGGAACGCTGCGATTTCTGCAACCTTATATGCCAAGCCTTAACCTTCCGCTGTGACTTGTGTAATTTCAAGATTGATTATTTATGCGCCAGTATGCTTATCGAACTCCATAAACTTTCAAAGATTGATCATTTCAGCCACCCCCATTCCTTGTTCCTCCACAATGGCATTCAACTCAGTGGTAATGCTAACTGCTATGAGTGCAGGGAACAACTCTCATTCTCTAGTCCATTCTTTGAATGCTCTGATTGTGCTTTCTATCTCCATGAATCATGCAGTCTAGATCTtatcatatattataaagaTTACAATCACATTCAAAACCACTTTCACAACCATCCATTGGAAATCGTTTACTATGATATAAATGTCCCTGGCGTTGTTTGTTGTACTTTATGCCGTAAATGTTGCTTCGGGCCTACCTACGTTTGCTTCCTCTGCAACTTCTTCCTGCATCGGTCCTGTCTAGAGCTCCTGGGAAGAATTAAAATCAGTCAAAATTCCTTCCATAAGCATCCACTGATAATTGTTGAAAATAAGGTCAATGATTCTGCTAGTTATTTCTTTATGAATAATGATTTTCCTAGTTGCTCTGCTTGCGGTGaaccttgttttgaaaaatcCTTTGCTTGCTTGAAATGCAAGTTCTTAATCCACGAATTATGTCTTGAACTACCCCATGAGATTCAGAATTTCTTCCACCCATGCCCTCTATCTCTACAACAGGAGACTACAAACTTTACATGCAGAGCCTGTGAAAAAAGTCACTCCCAGTTTGCATACCACTGTAATAGATGCCACTTTTACCTTGATGTTGAATGTTCCCTAATGTTGACTAGAAGTTTTGAAGGCCAAAACTACATTCTAAGTTACTACCACCATCACCCCTTGATCCTCTGTAACAAGGAAAGTAATGATCATGTAGTTTCCTGCGATGGATGCAATCAAGTCATCTCTGGTGAAATATACGGTTGCATCCAATGTGATTTCTATCTGCACAGATCATGTGCTGCAGCCCCACAACAGATTGAACACCCTTTTCACCCAAATCACACTCTCACTTTGTTTTTTGATGAAAAGTTGTTGTGCAGAGTCTCAATTTTAAAATCCTTGGATAAGAAGGGGAAAGCGAAATATTTGAGGCACAAACATTTCTCAATCCACGATGAAGAGGAGATTGAAGTTTGCTGTGGTGTATGTGACAAACACGTTTGTGGTCCATTATATGAATGCATTAGATGCAAATTCTTCATCCATCAAGATTGTATTGAACCTGTAGAAGAAGGGCAACATCCTTTTCAACCGCATGATAATGATAGTCTAATTGGCGTATCAAGAAAAACTCTtcctagaaaaaaatttacatgtgATGCTTGTTCTTGCAAGAGTTGCTTTGGTTTATCCTATCGTTGTGAAGAATGCAGCTTTAAGTTGGATGCTAATTGTGCCTCATTAAAGCCTTTGATAAAGTATAAAGGTCACAAGCATCTCCTTACTTTCTTCGAGAAAGTATATCATGATCCTCAGTGTGAAGTTTGCTACTCTAGCTATGCTGATGTCTCCTATTTGCGATGTGTAGAGTGCGACTTCAATGTCCATCTCTGTTGTCTTCCACTGCCAAGTACCATTAAGCATAAATGTCATATCGATCCCCTTCACCTTAAAGATTATTTTGTGGAAGATTATTCAGGTGAGTACTATTGTGATGCTTGTGAAAACAGTAGAGACCCACTGGAATGTGTTTATCACTGTGCACGATGCAGCAACTATGTGGCACATATCAATTGTGTGATTGATGAG GTCTTACTTTCACTAAGCGGGAAGTGTGGAGATGTGGAGTTGAGAATAGTAGATAGACACAATATTGATGTGAAGATATCAAAAAGAGGCTTGaccttaaaagaaatatttaactCTTCTAATGAAGATGGGGAAAGGGAATTCGAAGATGCAGAAGCTGCTATTGTAGATTTGGTTGAAGAGATAATATCTAAAGCTGACTCTGGGAATAGGGATGGTATTCTTGAAGGTTTGGTAAATTCAGATGAGGCATTCATACTGATTTTAAAGAATCTTGAAGATTTGGCAAATTCAGATGAGGATATGACATTTTTGGAATTGGAATCAGAAGTTGTAGAAGTCAGGGACTACATGGTCTCTTGGAACTGTGCCCCGATTCTAGAGTCCTTATTTGACAAATACAGGGATATTAGTGCATGCTCCACTTCAAATCCAAGGACAAAGACGTATGTCCTTAACATTGTTGGTGGGGTTGCACAAAGCGTGTGCAACACCATGGTTAAGGACATCACTGTTAATTTACTTTTCAATTGGTGGAAAAACTTTAAACTTGCGCAGCATGTTGGGTTCAATGTTCAGTTTGCCTTTGACCATTTGTATAAACTTGCGCAAGCTCAATTTCGTATGGAGGGTGAATTTGAAGCTGACCCGGACCTTTTAATTTCTCAAATCAAGATTGAGGACCTACCAACTAAATTGGAGGTACTCAAAGATGAACAAAAGCAGCTTATACAatctaaaagaagaaaatcaatATTAGAGAAGGAATGCTTGATTCAGTACATGGAATCAAGGTTGATGCCTGCAGGGATGGGTTTGCTGTGA